The genomic segment TGCAGGCTAGCCCGATTCCCATCGGTCACCAAAGCCCTTGGGACGGCTCAGGAAGACCCGCCGTCGCTGGCTGGACTTCGCCGCTCACAACCACACGCACCAACTGGGAAGACGACCTGCTCCCCTCTTGGGGCAACCCCAAATGATACGTGCGTACCAGAAAGGGCTAGGCTCCATTCCGTGCCACAGACGCCCTTGCCATCGGAGGTAAGCACCGGGCTCCGGGACTCAATCCCGATCGCGGTGGGGTACTTCGCGACGTCGCTCGCATTCGGTGTCTACTGTGCCCATGCCGGGATCGAAGCGCTCGGCGCCGCGGTGATCTCGATGACCAACCTGTCGAGCTCCGGGCAGTTCGTCGGTGTCACGCTCTGGACCGATCACGCGGGGCTGCTCGAAGTGGGCGTCGCCATCTTCCTGATCAACCTGCGATACCTACTGATGTCCATCTCACTCGGGCAACGCCTGGACACCTCCGTGACGTGGTGGCAGCGCATGTTGATCGCGGCCGGCATCACCGATGAGATCTACGCCCTGGCAATCCGACGTCCCCGGGTCACCGTGACGAGCTACCTGTCGATGATGGTGCTGCCGATCCTTGGCTGGACGTCGGGAGCAGTGGTGGGCGTGCTGCTCGGTTCCATCCTCCCGCCGCTGCTCAATGCCGCCTTCGGTGTGGTTCTCTATGCCATGTTCGTCTCG from the Luteococcus japonicus genome contains:
- a CDS encoding AzlC family ABC transporter permease, whose protein sequence is MPQTPLPSEVSTGLRDSIPIAVGYFATSLAFGVYCAHAGIEALGAAVISMTNLSSSGQFVGVTLWTDHAGLLEVGVAIFLINLRYLLMSISLGQRLDTSVTWWQRMLIAAGITDEIYALAIRRPRVTVTSYLSMMVLPILGWTSGAVVGVLLGSILPPLLNAAFGVVLYAMFVSIVVPVAKSSRPVLWTVLAAAGLSCLMHWLPVVRHIPTGWQIIIVTLIASAWAATMWPRPEARIGPPAPESGVEA